The Longimicrobium sp. nucleotide sequence CGAGATCACCTCGCGCGACACCCGGCTGGCGCTCACGCTGGCGGGGCGGTCGGGAGAGCTGGAGCGGGCCAACGAGGAGCTGCGGTGGAGCGCCGCCGCCAAGGACCGTTTCTTCGCCTCGGTCAGCCACGAGCTGCGCACCCCGCTGAACGCCATCCTGGGATACAACGCGCTGCTGCTGGACGGGGTGGTGGGGCAGGTGCCGCCGGAGTCGCAGGCGTTCCTTCAGCGCGCGCAGCGGGCCACGCACAACCTGCTCTTCCTGGTGAACGACGTGCTGGACCTTTCCAAGATGGAGGCGGGCAAGCTGGAGCTGGTCATTCAGCCCGTGTCGCTGTACGAGGTGGTGGACGAGGCCATGTCGACGGTGGAGCCGCAGGCGCGGGAGAAGGGGCTGGTGGTCGCCGTCACCCCCGCGGTTCCGCTCCCCCCCGTGTCGGCCGACGCCGACCGGGTGCGGCAGATCCTGGTGAACCTGCTTTCCAACGCCATCAAGTTCACGGACCAGGGCACCGTCAGCGTTTCCATCGCGCGGGTGGAGGACGCGGGCGAGGCCCGGCGGTGGGCGGAGCTGCGGGTGAGCGACACGGGCCCGGGGATCGCGCCCGAGGACCGGGAGCGCATCTTCCACGAGTTCGAGCAGGTGTCGGGCGCGGCGGCGCGGGGCGGCACGGGGCTGGGGCTGCCCATTTCGCGCAAGCTGGCGCGGCTGCTGGGCGGCGAGCTGCGGGTGGAAAGCCAGCCCGGGCGCGGCTCCACCTTCATCCTGCGGCTCCCGGCCGATGGTTGACGCAGCGGTGACCCGCCGGGCCGCGGGAACGCACGACGCGCACGGGTTGTCGGAGCGGGCGGCGCAGGAAGAGGGGCTGGGACGCTGGGACGCCGCGGCGCGCCTGTACGCGCTGACCTTTCGCGCGTCGGTGATGGACCGCGACCTGGGCGCCGCGGCGGATGCCCTGCGCGGCCAGGCCCGCGTGCGCAACCACCAGCGCCGCCACGAAGAGGCCGAAGAGCTGGCGCTGCTCAGCCTGGAGATCGCCGAGCGGAACGGACTTCCCCAGGCCGCCGCCCGGGCGGTGAACGTGCTGGGCGTCATCCGCCACTCCACGGGCGACTGGGCGGGCGCGCGGCCGCTATACGCGCAGGCGCTGAACCTGGCGCTCGACCTGGGCGACGACGACCTGGCGGGGCTGGCATGCCAGAACGCGGGGGTGGTGGCGCACCTTCGCGGCGAGCTGTACGACGCGCGCACGCTGTACCTGGAAAGCATCGGCTCGTTCGTGCGTTCCGGAAACAGCGTCAACTGCATGAACGCCTACCACAACCTGGGCATCGTCAGCGTGTACCTGGGGGAGTGGCTGGAGGCGGAGGTGTTCTTCAGCCGGGGGATCGAAATCGGCGAGCGGACGTCCAACGCCCCGGGGCTGGCGCGGCTGTACATGAACCGCTCGCACCCGCTGATCCAGGTAGCCGAGCTTTCCCGCGCCATCGCGACGGTGAACCGCGCAGAGGAAGAAGCCAGGATCGTCGAGGACCGCGCCACCCTGGCTGACGTCGAGCGGTTCCGGGGGATGCTGGCGCGGATGGAAGGCCGGGCTGCCGATGCGGACCTGCACCTGGCCAGGGCGCTCGCGATGGCCGAGGGCGAGGGGACGGGCTTCGTGCGCGGCGGGATCTTCTGGGAGTTCGCCCGCCTGCGTGCGCACCAGGATCGACCCGGCGAAGCCCGCGGCTTCTACGGCCGGGCGGCGGCGGCATTCGGCGCGGTGGGGGCGCGGTACTACGAACAGGCGGTGACGGGCGAGCTGGAGGCACTGGCCCGGTGAGCGCAACGGGTGCCGCCGGGGGCGAAAATCTTTCCCGGGCCGCGCCGTCCAGGGAGCGGTTTCGTGCCCTTGGGAGCGTGGCGGCGACACGGCACAGGGATTGCCCTTCCTCGGGGCTTAAATCAGCCCTGAGGGAACGTTGTAAAGGAGGACCGCATGAGCCGCACGCGCATCATCTCGGCGATCGCACTTGTCATTTCCGTTGCCGCTTGCGGCGACGCCGGCGGCAACCCGGTCGCACCTGACGGTCCCAGCTTCAGCAGCGGCCCCATCCTGGGGGGAAACCGCACCGGCTCCGATTCTACGACGACGGCCACGACGTCGAGCACCGACACCACCGACCCGGACTCCACCGGCTACAGCGGCCCCATCCTGGGCGGCAACTGAAGAGAGACGGCGGTCGTCCTTTGCAGCGGACGGAGGCCCGCGGGAGCGAATCCCGCGGGCCTCTCTGTTTTTTGCCGGGCTACATTCGGTGGCAGCCCCGCGGCGGTCTGCACGAAAGTTGGGCATTGTGCAAAGTTTGCACAACGTTTAGAACGTCACCCCGGTGCAGGCGCCAGGTAGCCGCGCGCGACCGCCTCGTCCAGCAATCGCACGACGGCGGGCCAGAGTTCCGGAGCGCCGTGTTGGATTGGTGCCATGCGCACCATCACCTGGTCGTGCGTCACGCTGTGCTGGCGCCAGCTTCCACCCTCGCCGGCGAAATTGAGGAGCAGCGGCTGCAGCCGGTCCAGCGCCACGGCGAACCGCGCGTCGGCCGAGACGCCGGCCTCGAACTCCTCCCACAGCCCCCGCAGCTCGCTCCCCTGCTCCCCGGGCAAGAGCCCGAAGATGCGCTCCGCCGCCATCCGCTCGCGTTCTTCCTTGCCCACGTTGGCGTCCGCATCGTAGCAGAAGGCGTCTCCCGCGTCGATCTCCACTACGTCGTGCACCAGCACCATCTTCAGCACGCGCGACAGGTCCAGGCCCCCCGGCGCGTGCTCCGCCAGGACGACCGCGCAGAGCGCCAGGTGCCACGAGTGCTCGGCACTGTTTTCCTGCCGCGCTCCATCCAGCACACGCGTCTGCCGCAGGATGCCCTTCAGCCGGTCCAGCTCCATGATGAACGCGAGCTGCCGGCCCAGCTTGGGATCGAGGTCGGGGATCATTCGCCGTCCTCGTCCGCGATCCTCCGCTCGCGCCGGCGCTCGGCCGCGGCGTGAAGCCGGCGGTCTTCGTCGGTTTCCAGGATCAGCGGGGGGACGGCCGCGGGCTTGCCGTTCAGCTTGTCGAGCGCCACGTACGTCAGGTAGCAGATGTTGGTGCAGCGGCGCCGGCCCGTCTCGATCTGCTCGGCCTCCACCGTCACCATCACCTCCATGGACGTGCGGCCCACGTGCGTCAGCCGGCCGTGCGCCTCCACGAAGTCGCTGGCGTAGATGGGCTGGCGGAACTCCACGCGGTCCACCGCCACGGTCACGACGGGCGACCGCGCGTGCCGCCGCGCCACCACGCCGCCGCACTTGTCCACCAGGGCCAGGATTTCGCCGCCGAACACGTTTCCGTGGTGGTTCAGCTGGTCCGGCATCATGCTCTCCGAGAGCGTGGACGCGGACTCGCGCGCCGTCTTGCCCGCGGGTGTTTCGTTCTCAGCCATCTTCACTCGCGCCGGTCAGGGTTCGCCCGCAACCTATCGGATGCAGCGCCGGGGCGCACGCGACGGGCTACCCGCGTCGGGCTGGGGTGGCGGTTGATGATCGAGAGGCCCTCGGCTCTGCCGGGCGAATGAATTCGCTGCAACGACCACACGAAGTCCGCCTGCGCGGACTGGCCTGTTGTCGTGTGGGGAGGACCGTGTGGCGCGAGGAGGCGTGGGTACGTCCGCGCCGTGACGCCGTGGCCGGGCGCTGGCGGCCTGAAAACGAGGAGGGGCGGACCGTTTTCCGGCCCGCCCCTCGCGCACTCCTTCCATCCGCCGCCGCTACGGCTGCGTCGCGACCTCGACAGGCGCCGCCGACTTCGCGCCGGCGTCCTGGATCGCGGCCGCGCCGGGAGCCCGCGCGGCCGAGGCCGTGTCCGTGGGCGCTGCCCGGCGCTGGGCCAGGTGCTGGCGCATCTCGGGCGAGCGAGCGGCCAGGTCGCCCATCTCCGACCCCCAGACGCGGCGGTTGAGCACCAGCGTCTCCCCCGCGCGGACGGTCACCGTTCCCAGGTCCACCCACACCGGCTCGCCGTCGGCGCGGGTGACTTCGATGCGCACTGGGTGCTCGCCCGGGGCCAGCGTCATCCGCGCCACGGACACGCGGTCGGGGAGCAGCGACCAGCTGCGGGTGTCTGCGCGCTCCATTTGGTTGCTGGCCAGGTTGCTCAGCCGGCCGAGTATCCATCCCACCGCCTCGCCGCCCTGCTTCTCGCCCTTGGCTTCGACGGCGCGCGTGAGCATGAACTTGCCCGCGCCGCGAACCACCATCCTCATCAGCGCGGCCCGGCGCGCCTGCTCCCAGCGGGTGAGCATGGCGGCGGACAGGTCGCCCGTCACCGGCGCGTCCACCGCCTGGCCGCCCACCACCAGCCGCACGTCAGGCGCGGAGCACGACTCCAGGCGGTACACCGGCCACGACAGCTTCATGATGTAGGCGCCGTCCAGCGCATCGGCCACCTGCTGAAGGGCGTTCTCTTCCCATGCCTCGCCCCACTGCGCCTGGTCGGCCAGGTTGACGGCGGTGTGGATGAGCACGTTGGCCAGCGCCTCGGGGTCGCCCTCGGCCAGGCTGTCGGCCTCTTCGGCAAAGATGGGAACGTGGATGTCGGCATGGCCGCGGTGCGCCACCCATCCGTGCTCCACGAGGACGACGAGCTCGCCCGCCGCGCTGTCCGCCGCGGCGGTGGACAGCCGGT carries:
- a CDS encoding sensor histidine kinase; translation: EITSRDTRLALTLAGRSGELERANEELRWSAAAKDRFFASVSHELRTPLNAILGYNALLLDGVVGQVPPESQAFLQRAQRATHNLLFLVNDVLDLSKMEAGKLELVIQPVSLYEVVDEAMSTVEPQAREKGLVVAVTPAVPLPPVSADADRVRQILVNLLSNAIKFTDQGTVSVSIARVEDAGEARRWAELRVSDTGPGIAPEDRERIFHEFEQVSGAAARGGTGLGLPISRKLARLLGGELRVESQPGRGSTFILRLPADG
- a CDS encoding tetratricopeptide repeat protein; its protein translation is MVDAAVTRRAAGTHDAHGLSERAAQEEGLGRWDAAARLYALTFRASVMDRDLGAAADALRGQARVRNHQRRHEEAEELALLSLEIAERNGLPQAAARAVNVLGVIRHSTGDWAGARPLYAQALNLALDLGDDDLAGLACQNAGVVAHLRGELYDARTLYLESIGSFVRSGNSVNCMNAYHNLGIVSVYLGEWLEAEVFFSRGIEIGERTSNAPGLARLYMNRSHPLIQVAELSRAIATVNRAEEEARIVEDRATLADVERFRGMLARMEGRAADADLHLARALAMAEGEGTGFVRGGIFWEFARLRAHQDRPGEARGFYGRAAAAFGAVGARYYEQAVTGELEALAR
- a CDS encoding HD domain-containing protein, which encodes MIPDLDPKLGRQLAFIMELDRLKGILRQTRVLDGARQENSAEHSWHLALCAVVLAEHAPGGLDLSRVLKMVLVHDVVEIDAGDAFCYDADANVGKEERERMAAERIFGLLPGEQGSELRGLWEEFEAGVSADARFAVALDRLQPLLLNFAGEGGSWRQHSVTHDQVMVRMAPIQHGAPELWPAVVRLLDEAVARGYLAPAPG
- a CDS encoding acyl-CoA thioesterase, translating into MAENETPAGKTARESASTLSESMMPDQLNHHGNVFGGEILALVDKCGGVVARRHARSPVVTVAVDRVEFRQPIYASDFVEAHGRLTHVGRTSMEVMVTVEAEQIETGRRRCTNICYLTYVALDKLNGKPAAVPPLILETDEDRRLHAAAERRRERRIADEDGE